One Micromonospora sp. WMMD1120 genomic region harbors:
- the hrpA gene encoding ATP-dependent RNA helicase HrpA translates to MQNPTASVATDPVRELHRRIAPLMFRDQRRLQRRLDGTRKLRDPQRREAALTEITADVGRAEQRLAARQAAVPVITYPVGLPVSERKDDIAAAIRDHQVVVVAGETGSGKTTQIPKICLELGRGVHGVIGHTQPRRLAARTVADRIADELGTELGDVVGYKVRFTDQVSERSLVKLMTDGILLAELQTDRMLRQYDTLIIDEAHERSLNIDFILGYLRELLPRRPDLKVIITSATIETDRFARHFAGPPTADQPDGVPAPVVEVSGRTYPVEVRYRPLLEVTEGEEDGDGDEENVRDQIQAIGDAVEELAAEGPGDILVFLSGEREIRDTADALNKLVQKKRSLLGTEILPLYARLSAAEQHRVFAAHTNRRVVLATNVAETSLTVPGITYVVDPGTARISRYSSRLKVQRLPIEPISQASANQRKGRCGRTSDGICIRLYDEQDFLSRPEFTDPEILRTNLASVILQMTAIGLGDLAAFPFVDPPDKRNIADGVNLLHELGALNPTEEDPAKRLTALGRRLAQLPVDPRLARMVVEGERNGCATEVLVIAAALSIQDPRERPAEKQAQADQAHARFADRESDFVAYLNLWRYLREQQRELSSSAFRRMCKAEYLNYLRIREWQDIVSQLRQVLRTPGEGDRRGGRPPRDAAADADAGRGRRGGADLPEEIDTPKVHQSLLPGLLSHIGLKDAQKHEYLGARGAKFAIFPGSALFKKPPRWVMAAELVETSRLWGRIAGRVEPEWVEPLAQHLVKRSYSEPHWEKKQAAVMAYEKVTLYGVPLVASRKVNFGRIDPTLSRELFIRHALVEGDWQTHHRFWADNKRLLGEIEELESRARRRDILVDDETIFGFYDQRIPADVVSGRHFDTWWKKTRRERPDLLTFTRDLLVNDGRAGVDEGDYPDEWQADGVRLPLTYRFEPGTPDDGVTVDIPLPLLNQVPAETFDWQVPGLREETVIALIRTLPKAIRRNFVPVPDYARAALAAITPGEEPLLDALTRQLRRMTGVTVPRDAWEPAKLPTHLRVTFRVLGDDDKPVAEGKDLPALQRQLRQEVRQVVAAAAPEVARTGLREWSVGTLPRTIEQVRAGYAVTAYPALVDEGATVGVKVFDSPAEAEAAHWAGTRRLLRLTVPSPARFLQGRLSNEAKLALSRNPHGGVQELIEDAAGAAIDRLIDAAGGPAWDADGFAALREKVRADLVDTVVEVMDRVRRVLAAAYAVEQRLGATRNLAVVAALADIRKQLAGLVHAGFVTETGYARLPDLLRYLTAIERRLDRLGGNPQRDRQQQDRIAVVQKEYDDLLAALPPARRQEAAVRQIRWMIEELRVNVFAQALGTPYPVSEQRIYRAMDDAEGR, encoded by the coding sequence ATGCAGAATCCAACCGCCTCCGTCGCGACCGACCCGGTACGCGAGCTGCACCGCCGTATCGCCCCGCTGATGTTCCGCGACCAGCGCCGCCTCCAGCGGCGACTGGACGGCACCCGGAAGCTGCGCGACCCGCAGCGCCGGGAGGCGGCGCTCACCGAGATCACCGCCGACGTGGGCAGGGCCGAGCAGCGGTTGGCCGCCCGCCAGGCGGCAGTGCCGGTCATCACGTACCCGGTGGGGTTGCCGGTCAGCGAGCGCAAGGACGACATCGCCGCCGCCATCCGTGACCACCAGGTGGTGGTCGTGGCGGGCGAGACCGGCTCCGGCAAGACCACCCAGATCCCCAAGATCTGCCTGGAGCTGGGGCGCGGCGTGCACGGCGTGATCGGGCACACCCAACCCCGGCGGCTGGCCGCCCGGACGGTCGCCGACCGGATCGCCGACGAGCTGGGCACCGAGCTGGGCGACGTGGTCGGCTACAAGGTGCGCTTCACCGACCAGGTGAGCGAGCGCAGCCTGGTGAAGCTGATGACCGACGGCATCCTGCTGGCCGAGTTGCAGACCGACCGGATGCTGCGCCAGTACGACACGCTGATCATCGACGAGGCGCACGAGCGCAGCCTGAACATCGACTTCATCCTCGGGTACCTGCGGGAGCTGCTGCCCCGGCGACCCGACCTCAAGGTGATCATCACCTCGGCGACCATCGAGACCGACAGGTTCGCCCGACACTTCGCCGGGCCACCCACCGCCGACCAGCCGGACGGCGTGCCCGCGCCGGTGGTCGAGGTGTCCGGACGCACCTACCCGGTGGAGGTGCGCTACCGGCCGTTGCTGGAGGTCACCGAGGGCGAGGAGGACGGCGACGGCGACGAGGAGAACGTCCGCGACCAGATCCAGGCGATCGGCGACGCCGTCGAGGAGTTGGCCGCCGAGGGCCCCGGCGACATCCTGGTCTTCCTCAGCGGCGAACGGGAGATCCGCGACACCGCGGACGCGCTGAACAAGCTGGTGCAGAAGAAGCGGTCCCTGCTCGGCACCGAGATCCTGCCGCTGTACGCGCGGCTCTCCGCCGCCGAGCAGCACCGCGTCTTCGCCGCGCACACCAACCGCCGGGTGGTGCTCGCCACCAACGTCGCGGAGACCTCGCTGACGGTGCCCGGCATCACCTACGTGGTGGACCCGGGCACCGCGCGGATCTCCCGTTACTCCAGCCGGCTCAAGGTGCAGCGGCTGCCGATCGAGCCGATCTCGCAGGCATCGGCGAACCAGCGCAAGGGCCGCTGCGGTCGTACCTCGGACGGCATCTGCATCCGCCTCTACGACGAGCAGGACTTCCTGTCCCGGCCGGAGTTCACCGACCCGGAGATCCTGCGCACCAACCTGGCGTCGGTCATCCTCCAGATGACAGCGATCGGGCTCGGCGACCTCGCCGCGTTCCCGTTCGTCGACCCGCCGGACAAGCGCAACATCGCCGACGGCGTCAACCTGCTGCACGAGCTGGGCGCGCTGAACCCGACCGAGGAGGACCCGGCCAAGCGGCTCACCGCGTTGGGCCGACGGCTGGCCCAGCTGCCGGTCGATCCGCGGCTGGCCCGGATGGTGGTCGAGGGCGAACGCAACGGCTGCGCCACCGAGGTGTTGGTGATCGCCGCCGCGCTCTCCATCCAGGACCCCCGGGAGCGGCCGGCGGAGAAGCAGGCCCAGGCAGACCAGGCGCACGCCCGGTTCGCCGACCGGGAGTCCGACTTCGTCGCGTACCTCAACCTGTGGCGCTACCTGCGCGAGCAGCAGCGGGAGTTGTCCTCCAGCGCGTTCCGCCGGATGTGCAAGGCGGAGTACCTGAACTACCTGCGCATCCGCGAGTGGCAGGACATCGTCAGCCAACTGCGCCAGGTGCTGCGTACCCCGGGCGAGGGCGACCGGCGCGGCGGGCGACCGCCACGCGACGCCGCCGCCGACGCGGACGCCGGCCGGGGTCGCCGGGGCGGCGCGGACCTGCCGGAGGAGATCGACACCCCGAAGGTGCACCAGTCGCTGCTGCCGGGCCTGTTGTCGCACATCGGCCTCAAGGACGCCCAGAAGCACGAGTACCTGGGGGCACGGGGGGCGAAGTTCGCGATCTTCCCCGGATCGGCGCTGTTCAAGAAGCCGCCGCGCTGGGTGATGGCCGCCGAGTTGGTGGAGACGTCCCGGCTGTGGGGCCGCATCGCCGGTCGGGTCGAACCGGAGTGGGTCGAGCCCCTCGCCCAGCACCTGGTCAAGCGCAGCTACAGCGAGCCGCACTGGGAGAAGAAGCAGGCCGCGGTGATGGCCTACGAGAAGGTCACCCTGTACGGCGTGCCGCTGGTCGCGTCGCGCAAGGTCAACTTCGGGCGGATCGACCCGACGCTGAGCCGGGAGCTGTTCATCCGGCACGCCCTCGTCGAGGGCGACTGGCAGACCCACCACCGGTTCTGGGCCGACAACAAGCGGCTGCTCGGCGAGATCGAGGAGTTGGAGAGCCGGGCCCGACGCCGGGACATCCTGGTCGACGACGAGACCATCTTCGGCTTCTACGACCAGCGGATCCCCGCCGACGTGGTCTCCGGCCGGCACTTCGACACCTGGTGGAAGAAGACCCGCCGGGAGCGGCCCGACCTGCTGACCTTCACCCGCGACCTGCTGGTCAACGACGGCCGCGCCGGGGTGGACGAGGGCGACTACCCGGACGAGTGGCAGGCCGACGGGGTACGTCTGCCGCTGACCTACCGGTTCGAGCCGGGCACGCCGGACGACGGCGTCACAGTGGACATCCCGCTGCCGCTGCTCAACCAGGTGCCGGCGGAGACCTTCGACTGGCAGGTGCCGGGGCTGCGCGAGGAGACCGTGATCGCGCTGATCCGGACACTGCCCAAGGCGATCCGGCGCAACTTCGTCCCGGTGCCGGACTACGCCCGCGCCGCCCTCGCGGCGATCACCCCCGGCGAGGAGCCGCTGCTCGACGCGCTCACCCGCCAACTGCGCCGGATGACCGGTGTCACCGTGCCGCGCGACGCGTGGGAGCCGGCGAAGCTCCCCACCCACCTGCGCGTCACGTTTCGGGTGCTCGGCGACGACGACAAGCCGGTCGCCGAGGGCAAGGACCTGCCGGCCCTGCAACGCCAACTGCGGCAGGAGGTACGCCAGGTCGTGGCGGCCGCCGCGCCGGAGGTGGCCCGGACGGGCCTGCGCGAGTGGAGCGTCGGCACCCTGCCACGGACCATCGAGCAGGTGCGGGCCGGGTACGCGGTCACCGCGTACCCCGCGCTCGTCGACGAGGGCGCGACGGTCGGGGTGAAGGTCTTCGACTCCCCCGCCGAGGCGGAGGCGGCGCACTGGGCCGGCACCCGCCGGCTGCTGCGGCTCACCGTGCCGTCCCCGGCGCGGTTCCTGCAGGGGCGGCTGAGCAACGAGGCGAAGCTGGCGTTGAGCCGCAACCCGCACGGCGGGGTGCAGGAGCTGATCGAGGACGCCGCGGGCGCGGCCATCGACCGGCTGATCGACGCGGCCGGCGGTCCGGCGTGGGACGCCGACGGCTTCGCCGCCCTGCGCGAGAAGGTCCGCGCCGACCTTGTCGACACGGTCGTCGAGGTGATGGACCGGGTCCGCCGGGTGCTCGCCGCCGCGTACGCCGTGGAGCAGCGCCTCGGCGCGACCCGCAACCTGGCCGTGGTCGCCGCGCTCGCCGACATCCGCAAGCAGCTCGCCGGGCTGGTGCACGCCGGTTTCGTCACCGAGACCGGGTACGCCCGCCTGCCCGACCTGCTGCGCTACCTCACCGCCATCGAGCGTCGCCTGGACCGCCTCGGCGGCAACCCGCAGCGCGACCGCCAGCAGCAGGACCGGATCGCCGTGGTGCAGAAGGAGTACGACGACCTGCTCGCCGCGCTGCCACCGGCCCGCCGGCAGGAGGCGGCGGTCCGGCAGATCCGCTGGATGATCGAGGAGCTGCGGGTGAACGTGTTCGCCCAGGCGTTGGGCACCCCGTACCCCGTCTCGGAACAGCGGATCTACCGCGCGATGGACGACGCCGAGGGCCGCTGA
- a CDS encoding CGNR zinc finger domain-containing protein, which translates to MRFATVADLVDFCASHGLPATTVGAADLAAARRLREAVRDACQAHTGVDVPPDTAAALAELFRDAPLTVEIDSVGRARPAPRPGLTGAAALTARVGCTVLLAEADGTWPRLKACAAHECRWVYYDHSPAGRSRWCTMSICGSRAKMRAYRDRSRPDRDRTTTSNRGRQ; encoded by the coding sequence GTGCGGTTCGCCACCGTCGCCGACCTGGTCGACTTCTGCGCATCGCACGGCCTACCGGCCACCACCGTCGGCGCGGCGGACCTGGCGGCGGCCCGCCGCCTGCGTGAGGCGGTGCGGGACGCCTGCCAGGCCCACACCGGTGTGGATGTGCCGCCGGACACCGCCGCCGCACTGGCCGAGCTCTTCCGGGACGCGCCGCTGACCGTCGAGATCGACAGCGTGGGGCGGGCCCGCCCGGCCCCCCGCCCCGGACTGACCGGGGCCGCCGCGCTCACCGCCCGGGTGGGTTGTACCGTCCTCCTCGCCGAGGCCGACGGCACCTGGCCGCGACTGAAGGCGTGCGCCGCGCACGAGTGCCGCTGGGTGTACTACGACCACAGCCCGGCCGGGCGCAGCCGCTGGTGCACGATGAGCATCTGCGGAAGTCGGGCCAAGATGCGGGCGTACCGCGACCGCAGCCGACCCGACCGGGATCGGACGACGACGAGCAACCGGGGTCGACAGTGA
- a CDS encoding cytidine deaminase, with the protein MRDTDRALVQAATAVAKLRCRSQRHTVASAGRTADGRVFSGVNIAHASGGVCAELVVIGTAATQGVTELETIVTVADRGRAVTAPCDGCVHVLREAFPALRVIVGPVDDPRVVGLADLPTTAGSGAAG; encoded by the coding sequence ATGCGGGACACCGACCGGGCGTTGGTGCAGGCCGCGACGGCGGTCGCCAAGCTGCGCTGCCGCAGCCAGCGGCACACCGTCGCCTCGGCTGGCCGCACCGCCGACGGGCGGGTCTTCAGCGGGGTGAACATCGCGCACGCGAGCGGAGGCGTCTGCGCCGAGCTGGTGGTGATCGGCACCGCCGCCACCCAGGGCGTCACCGAGCTGGAGACGATCGTCACGGTCGCCGACCGGGGCCGTGCGGTGACAGCGCCGTGTGACGGCTGCGTACACGTGCTGCGGGAGGCTTTCCCGGCGCTGCGGGTGATCGTCGGCCCGGTGGACGACCCGCGGGTGGTCGGGCTCGCGGATCTGCCGACGACGGCCGGGAGCGGCGCGGCCGGCTGA
- a CDS encoding YciI family protein, translating into MRFDQHTVVLLARPSDPPELPRDAIDRLQDAHLAHQAGLVEQGLVLAAGPFLHGDDEHLRGFVVLSIAPDEARALFANDPAVRAGRLVARVTTWLLPEGNLRFEGVPVPRSMLEAASGD; encoded by the coding sequence ATGCGATTCGACCAGCACACGGTCGTGCTCCTGGCCCGCCCGTCGGATCCGCCGGAGCTGCCGCGGGACGCGATCGACAGGTTGCAGGACGCGCACCTGGCCCACCAGGCGGGCCTCGTGGAGCAGGGACTGGTGCTCGCCGCCGGGCCGTTCCTGCACGGCGACGACGAGCACCTCCGCGGGTTCGTCGTGCTCTCCATCGCGCCCGACGAGGCGCGCGCCCTCTTCGCCAACGACCCGGCCGTACGCGCCGGGCGCCTGGTCGCGCGGGTCACCACCTGGCTGCTGCCGGAGGGCAACCTGCGGTTCGAGGGCGTGCCGGTGCCCCGGTCGATGCTGGAGGCGGCCTCCGGCGACTGA
- a CDS encoding iron ABC transporter permease, whose translation MTTLASRPTRSRASTRTGRRITVTVGAALVLLLAVLASFALGSRQLGVDEVWRALVAPDGSDASTIVRELRMPRTALGLAVGLALAVAGVLFQALTRNPLAEPRILGISAGASFGVVLAISVFGVGTLAGYVWFGIAGAFIAGLLVFAIATRAREGASPVTLALVGAALDASLASGVYALLSIDARTFEEYRFWVVGGLTGRDLSVTAQVAPFVLAGLLLAAVVARGLDALALGDDVARGLGHRIGLVRLGGGLAAVLLTGAAVAAAGPVAFVGLAVPHLARALVGADHRWTLAVSALLGPALLLGADIIGRLVAPPGEVPAGIVTALIGAPLLAVLVRRARVVTA comes from the coding sequence GTGACCACCCTCGCCAGCCGGCCGACCCGCAGTCGTGCCAGCACCCGCACCGGGCGTCGGATCACCGTCACCGTTGGGGCCGCGCTGGTCCTGCTGCTCGCCGTGCTGGCCAGCTTCGCGCTCGGCAGCCGGCAGCTCGGCGTCGACGAGGTCTGGCGCGCCCTGGTCGCCCCGGACGGCAGCGACGCCAGCACCATCGTCCGGGAGCTGCGGATGCCCCGCACCGCGCTCGGCCTCGCCGTCGGGCTCGCGCTCGCCGTGGCGGGTGTGCTCTTCCAGGCGCTCACCCGCAACCCCCTCGCCGAACCCCGCATCCTCGGCATCAGCGCCGGCGCGTCGTTCGGGGTGGTCCTCGCGATCTCCGTCTTCGGGGTGGGCACCCTCGCCGGGTACGTCTGGTTCGGCATCGCCGGGGCGTTCATCGCCGGACTGCTGGTCTTCGCCATCGCCACCCGGGCCCGCGAGGGCGCCAGCCCGGTCACCCTCGCGCTGGTCGGCGCGGCGCTCGACGCCAGCCTGGCCTCCGGGGTGTACGCGCTGCTGAGCATCGACGCCCGCACCTTCGAGGAGTACCGGTTCTGGGTGGTCGGCGGGCTGACCGGACGGGACCTGTCGGTCACCGCGCAGGTGGCGCCGTTCGTCCTCGCCGGGCTGCTGCTGGCCGCCGTGGTCGCCCGCGGGCTGGACGCGCTGGCCCTGGGCGACGACGTGGCCCGAGGTCTCGGCCACCGGATCGGCCTGGTCCGCCTCGGTGGCGGCCTCGCCGCGGTGCTGCTCACCGGGGCTGCGGTGGCGGCGGCCGGGCCGGTCGCCTTCGTCGGACTGGCAGTGCCGCACCTCGCCCGCGCGCTGGTCGGCGCGGACCACAGGTGGACCCTCGCCGTCTCCGCGCTGCTCGGCCCGGCGCTGCTGCTCGGCGCCGACATCATCGGTCGGCTCGTTGCCCCGCCCGGCGAGGTCCCTGCCGGGATCGTCACCGCGCTGATCGGCGCGCCGCTGCTGGCCGTGCTGGTCCGTCGTGCCCGGGTGGTGACCGCGTGA
- a CDS encoding iron ABC transporter permease has translation MTATPRTGSSRTAPVDDGARVPGRALLRVGSVSLLIRRRATLVAAVLTVLLLLAVVLSLSLGTPYVAPADVLRALSGAGTPYDLVVFDLRLPRVVLAAVAGAAFGVAGTLIQSVARNPLASPDIIGITQGAGLAATVALTSGMAAVLVAPTALVGGLLAAALLFALGARHGLAAQRFVLAGVAVAFGFRALTEVVMLTADPIDGLRAQIWLIGTLAGKGWTEAAWIGGTLLVLLPVLLWAGWALNSTALDDDTARGVGLRPVARRIGLAGTGVLVAAMVTAQVGAVDFVALVAPQVARRLVRAERPPLLCAALLGALLLVLADLAGRRLLAPTQLPAGVLTAAIGGPYLIFLLLRGRRRSS, from the coding sequence GTGACCGCCACGCCCCGGACCGGCTCGTCGCGCACCGCGCCGGTCGACGACGGGGCGCGGGTGCCCGGGCGCGCGCTGCTGCGGGTCGGGTCGGTGAGCCTGCTGATCCGTCGCCGGGCGACGCTGGTGGCCGCCGTGCTGACCGTGCTGCTCCTGCTGGCCGTCGTGCTCAGCCTCTCGCTGGGCACCCCGTACGTCGCCCCGGCCGACGTGCTGCGCGCGCTCTCCGGCGCCGGCACCCCGTACGACCTGGTGGTCTTCGATCTTCGGCTGCCGCGCGTGGTGCTGGCGGCCGTGGCCGGCGCGGCCTTCGGCGTGGCCGGCACGCTGATCCAGAGCGTGGCCCGCAACCCGCTCGCCAGCCCGGACATCATCGGCATCACCCAGGGTGCGGGCCTCGCCGCGACGGTGGCGCTGACCAGTGGCATGGCCGCGGTGCTGGTGGCGCCCACCGCGCTGGTGGGCGGCCTGCTCGCGGCGGCGCTGCTGTTCGCCCTCGGCGCCCGGCACGGGCTGGCCGCGCAGCGGTTCGTGCTCGCCGGGGTGGCTGTCGCGTTCGGCTTCCGGGCGCTCACCGAGGTGGTCATGCTCACCGCCGACCCGATCGACGGGCTGCGCGCGCAGATCTGGCTGATCGGCACCCTGGCCGGCAAGGGCTGGACCGAGGCCGCGTGGATCGGCGGCACCCTGCTCGTGCTGCTGCCCGTGTTGCTCTGGGCCGGCTGGGCGCTGAACAGCACCGCGCTGGACGACGACACCGCCCGGGGCGTCGGACTACGCCCGGTGGCCCGCCGGATCGGCCTCGCCGGCACCGGCGTGCTCGTCGCCGCGATGGTCACCGCCCAGGTCGGCGCCGTCGACTTCGTGGCGCTCGTCGCACCGCAGGTGGCCCGTCGACTGGTCCGCGCCGAACGGCCACCGCTGCTCTGCGCGGCGCTGCTCGGCGCGCTCCTGCTGGTGCTGGCCGACCTGGCCGGCCGCCGGCTGCTCGCGCCCACCCAACTCCCGGCCGGCGTGCTGACCGCCGCGATCGGTGGGCCGTACCTGATCTTCCTGTTGCTGCGCGGCCGGCGGCGGTCGTCGTGA
- a CDS encoding ABC transporter ATP-binding protein — protein sequence MLSTRDLVAGYDERTVLDGLDLDLPTDAFTVIVGPNACGKSTLLRTMARLLTPRRGSVLLDGAAIRDLPTREVARRLGVLPQSPLVPEGVTVADLVGRGRQPYQRWWRQWSAEDGAAVRQAMALADVTDLADRPVDSLSGGQRQRVWIAMTLAQDTDALLLDEPTTFLDLAHQVEVLDLLHRLRSERGRTVVAVLHDLNQAARYADHLVAMRAGAVVAAGPPREILTADLVRDVFGLACVVVPCPVTGAPLVVPAYTGGPAAASRVGGAAAAPSSAAGGAIAAPSSGVGGAIAASADPESPTASVPDARPAPDAAANPRAGSYPSKGL from the coding sequence ATGCTCTCCACCCGCGACCTGGTCGCCGGCTACGACGAGCGGACCGTGCTCGACGGGCTCGACCTGGACCTGCCCACCGACGCGTTCACCGTGATCGTCGGCCCCAACGCCTGCGGCAAGTCCACCCTGCTGCGCACGATGGCCCGGCTGCTCACCCCGCGCCGCGGCAGCGTGCTGCTGGACGGCGCCGCGATCCGCGACCTGCCGACCCGGGAGGTCGCCCGGCGTCTGGGCGTCCTGCCGCAGAGCCCGCTGGTTCCCGAGGGCGTCACGGTGGCCGACCTGGTCGGGCGCGGCCGGCAGCCCTACCAGCGCTGGTGGCGGCAGTGGTCGGCCGAGGACGGCGCGGCGGTGCGGCAGGCGATGGCCCTCGCCGACGTGACCGACCTGGCCGACCGGCCGGTGGACAGCCTCTCCGGCGGCCAGCGGCAGCGGGTGTGGATCGCCATGACGCTCGCCCAGGACACCGACGCCCTGCTGCTGGACGAGCCGACCACCTTCCTCGACCTGGCCCACCAGGTGGAGGTGCTGGATCTGCTGCACCGGCTGCGCTCCGAGCGGGGCCGGACGGTGGTCGCGGTGCTGCACGACCTGAACCAGGCCGCCCGCTACGCCGACCACCTGGTCGCGATGCGCGCCGGCGCGGTGGTGGCCGCCGGACCACCCCGGGAGATCCTGACCGCCGACCTGGTCCGCGACGTCTTCGGCCTGGCCTGCGTGGTGGTGCCCTGCCCGGTGACCGGAGCGCCGCTGGTGGTGCCCGCGTACACGGGCGGTCCGGCCGCCGCCTCCCGTGTGGGCGGCGCGGCCGCCGCCCCGTCCTCCGCTGCGGGCGGCGCGATCGCCGCCCCGTCCTCCGGTGTGGGCGGCGCGATCGCCGCCTCCGCCGACCCCGAATCGCCGACGGCGTCCGTACCGGACGCCCGACCCGCCCCCGATGCAGCGGCCAACCCGCGCGCCGGCTCGTACCCCTCGAAAGGACTCTGA
- a CDS encoding iron-siderophore ABC transporter substrate-binding protein, with product MRRLVAALAAAVALGVGLTACGESDPVAGSTTGETREITHAMGATKVPADPKRVVVLDTDKIDTALSLGVTPVGAATAGEAKSWPTYFGADKLAGIKEVGTLTEPDLEAINALKPDLILGSKFRQEKFYDELAAIAPTVFTEKVGITWKDNLLLDGKALGREQQAKDLLAAYEKRAKDFGATLGDPAARKVSIVRFIPGNIRVYGPESFSGIVIGDTGLGRPERQLLANKEDKRFDLVSPERINEVDGDVIFVTAYGDKAAAEQSTVTGGTLWKGLSAVKAGKAYPVSDEVWMTGIGVGAANKILDDLTKYLPAA from the coding sequence ATGCGTCGTCTCGTCGCCGCCCTCGCCGCGGCCGTCGCCCTCGGCGTCGGACTCACCGCCTGCGGTGAGAGTGACCCGGTCGCCGGCTCCACCACCGGGGAGACCCGGGAGATCACCCACGCCATGGGAGCCACCAAGGTCCCGGCGGACCCCAAGCGTGTCGTCGTGCTCGACACCGACAAGATCGACACGGCGCTCTCGCTGGGCGTCACCCCGGTCGGCGCCGCCACCGCCGGTGAGGCGAAGAGCTGGCCCACGTACTTCGGCGCGGACAAGCTCGCCGGCATCAAGGAGGTCGGGACCCTCACCGAGCCCGACCTGGAGGCGATCAACGCGCTCAAGCCCGACCTGATCCTCGGCAGCAAGTTCCGCCAGGAGAAGTTCTACGACGAGCTGGCCGCCATCGCCCCGACCGTCTTCACCGAGAAGGTCGGCATCACCTGGAAGGACAACCTCCTCCTCGACGGCAAGGCGCTCGGCCGCGAGCAGCAGGCCAAGGACCTGCTCGCCGCGTACGAGAAGCGGGCCAAGGACTTCGGCGCGACCCTCGGCGACCCTGCCGCCCGCAAGGTGTCCATCGTGCGGTTCATCCCGGGCAACATCCGGGTGTACGGCCCGGAGTCCTTCTCCGGCATCGTCATCGGCGACACCGGCCTCGGCCGCCCGGAGCGGCAGCTGCTCGCCAACAAGGAGGACAAGCGCTTCGACCTGGTCAGCCCCGAGCGGATCAACGAGGTCGACGGTGATGTCATCTTCGTGACGGCGTACGGCGACAAGGCCGCCGCCGAGCAGAGCACGGTGACCGGCGGGACCCTCTGGAAGGGCCTGAGCGCGGTCAAGGCCGGTAAGGCGTACCCCGTCTCCGACGAGGTCTGGATGACCGGCATCGGCGTCGGCGCCGCCAACAAGATCCTCGACGACCTGACCAAGTACCTCCCCGCCGCCTGA
- a CDS encoding TetR/AcrR family transcriptional regulator — protein sequence MTDQGVRDTRTPAPGPTATGNAPRRADALRNHERVVTAARELFAERGLDVTVPEVAARAGVGRATVYRSYPTKEDLVLAVARDSFHALEERTLAALAADDAYRALVAYVPDLLDTLRRDRGLATAFLQARLVPAARLVDLIGRLVEAARVAGPLHPDAGALDVRIVLCGVVRQLIVLDEREPAVWRRYADVILAALRS from the coding sequence TTGACTGACCAGGGGGTCCGCGACACCCGTACCCCGGCGCCCGGACCGACGGCGACCGGAAACGCGCCCCGACGCGCGGACGCGCTGCGCAACCACGAGCGGGTCGTCACGGCCGCCCGGGAGCTGTTCGCCGAGCGTGGCCTCGACGTCACGGTGCCCGAGGTGGCCGCGCGGGCCGGGGTGGGACGGGCCACGGTCTACCGGAGCTACCCCACGAAGGAGGATCTGGTGCTGGCCGTCGCGCGGGACAGCTTCCACGCGCTGGAGGAGCGCACGCTGGCCGCCCTCGCCGCCGACGACGCCTACCGCGCCCTCGTGGCCTACGTGCCTGACCTCCTCGATACCCTCCGTCGCGACCGCGGCCTCGCGACGGCGTTTTTGCAGGCCCGACTGGTGCCCGCCGCGAGGCTCGTGGACCTGATCGGCAGACTGGTGGAGGCGGCGAGGGTGGCCGGTCCACTCCACCCGGACGCCGGCGCGCTCGACGTCCGGATCGTCCTCTGCGGCGTCGTCCGCCAGCTCATCGTGCTCGACGAGCGGGAGCCGGCGGTCTGGCGTCGCTACGCGGACGTCATTCTCGCCGCCCTGCGCTCCTGA
- a CDS encoding TetR/AcrR family transcriptional regulator: MPTPERTSLADIVAAARRILESQGLPGLTMQAVAEQVGVRAPSLYKRVRNRDALIRLVAEASVREMGEQLDAVAGSGDPRRDLRELAHAFRAFAHAHPASYHLIFHNGPAETRPDLDILAAASAPALRVAADLAGPEHALPGARMITAWANGFVSMELAGAFNLGGDLDETFEFGITRLAAALSADTPPRTG, encoded by the coding sequence ATGCCCACCCCCGAACGCACCTCCCTGGCCGACATCGTCGCCGCCGCCCGGCGGATCCTGGAGTCGCAGGGACTGCCGGGACTGACCATGCAGGCGGTCGCCGAACAGGTCGGCGTGCGCGCGCCCTCGCTGTACAAACGGGTCCGCAACCGGGACGCCCTGATCCGGCTCGTCGCCGAGGCCAGCGTCCGCGAGATGGGCGAGCAACTCGACGCCGTGGCCGGCAGCGGCGACCCGCGCCGGGACCTGCGCGAGCTGGCACACGCCTTCCGGGCGTTCGCCCACGCCCACCCGGCCAGCTACCACCTGATCTTCCACAACGGACCGGCGGAGACCCGCCCCGACCTGGACATCCTCGCGGCCGCCAGCGCTCCCGCCCTGCGCGTCGCCGCCGACCTCGCCGGACCCGAGCACGCCCTACCCGGCGCCCGCATGATCACCGCCTGGGCCAACGGCTTCGTCAGCATGGAGCTGGCGGGCGCCTTCAACCTGGGCGGCGACCTCGACGAGACCTTCGAGTTCGGCATCACCCGGCTGGCCGCCGCACTCAGCGCCGACACACCGCCGCGCACCGGCTGA